One Actinomycetes bacterium genomic region harbors:
- a CDS encoding MFS transporter yields the protein MPNPYAMLLRIPGAAAFSGSGLVARLPIAMVGIAVVLLIGEETGSYAVAGAVAATTALAEAVISPQAARLIDQYGQRRIGLPQLAIHVLGMLCLVFAVRLDAPRWTYVPAAVLAGFIPNIGSMVRARWRYVLPSGVMLRTAFSLESALDEVAFVVGPPLVTVVAARWSPSAAIVVLVIGFGVGGGLTLLSQRATEPRAAGPAEAGQGSALRHRGMVDLVVVLAFLGGIFGAVEVVTVAWASEAGHPARAGFVLACYAAGSLIAGLTYGVRHPASPLQRQLLVGCWAMAVCTTGFALVTTPVELSAVAFVAGFAIAPTLVVSFSLIERLVPREQLTEGLTWLTTGIVVGISLAAPLAGRAVDAVGPHRAYLVAVASGVLAAVTGTALRGRLTPPATAWPAHTAPEGA from the coding sequence GTGCCGAACCCGTACGCCATGCTGCTGCGCATCCCCGGCGCCGCGGCCTTCAGCGGGTCCGGCCTGGTGGCGCGCCTGCCGATCGCGATGGTCGGGATCGCGGTGGTCCTGCTGATCGGCGAGGAGACCGGCTCGTACGCCGTCGCCGGCGCGGTCGCCGCGACGACGGCGCTCGCCGAGGCGGTCATCTCCCCGCAGGCCGCCCGGCTCATCGACCAGTACGGGCAGCGTCGCATCGGCCTGCCTCAGCTCGCCATCCACGTGCTCGGCATGCTGTGCCTGGTCTTCGCGGTACGGCTCGACGCGCCGCGGTGGACCTACGTCCCCGCGGCCGTCCTGGCCGGGTTCATCCCCAACATCGGTTCCATGGTTCGGGCCCGCTGGCGCTACGTCCTCCCGAGCGGGGTCATGCTGCGCACCGCCTTCTCCCTCGAGTCCGCCCTCGACGAGGTCGCCTTCGTGGTGGGGCCGCCCCTCGTGACCGTCGTGGCCGCCCGCTGGAGCCCGTCCGCCGCGATCGTGGTGCTCGTCATCGGCTTCGGCGTCGGCGGGGGGCTCACCCTGCTGAGCCAGCGCGCCACCGAGCCACGGGCCGCGGGGCCGGCCGAGGCGGGCCAGGGCAGCGCGCTGCGGCACCGCGGGATGGTGGACCTCGTGGTCGTGCTGGCCTTCCTCGGCGGCATCTTCGGGGCGGTCGAGGTGGTGACCGTGGCGTGGGCGAGCGAGGCCGGCCACCCGGCCCGAGCCGGCTTCGTCCTTGCGTGCTACGCGGCCGGCAGCCTGATCGCCGGCCTGACCTACGGCGTTCGGCACCCGGCCAGCCCGCTGCAGCGCCAGCTGCTGGTCGGCTGCTGGGCGATGGCCGTGTGCACCACCGGGTTCGCGCTGGTCACCACACCGGTGGAGCTGTCCGCGGTCGCGTTCGTCGCCGGTTTCGCGATCGCACCGACTCTCGTGGTCTCTTTCAGCCTCATCGAGCGGCTGGTCCCGCGCGAGCAGCTCACCGAGGGCCTGACCTGGCTCACCACCGGGATCGTCGTCGGGATCTCCCTGGCGGCACCGCTGGCCGGACGCGCCGTTGATGCCGTCGGACCGCACCGCGCGTACCTGGTGGCGGTGGCCTCCGGCGTGCTGGCCGCCGTCACCGGAACGGCCCTGCGCGGCCGGCTCACCCCTCCCGCGACGGCGTGGCCGGCCCACACCGCCCCGGAGGGTGCGTAG
- the sepH gene encoding septation protein SepH, producing the protein MQDLRLLGTSEDGSRLVLQSPEGETYGLRLDERLHAALRGDRARLGQLQIELDHELRPREIQARIRAGESAEQIAESAGVPLEAVRRFEGPIQLERTHVSDLARSTNVRRVTDAAARPLGELVAERLEARGVPADALVWDSWRRDDGRWLVRLAYSHAGRDHHASWVFDPSVRTVEPADDEARWLTEEERAVPEHREPRRQPVRLAAVPTVEESEPADDGEPAEQPGAEAPGDVSAEVLGPVPSPPAPPQPAHDASWIPGFGSTPAVEPEPVDGPAEAPRKGRHRRTRAEVPPAIPEEGAEAAPRTTRPRRASVPSWDEILFGSSKPED; encoded by the coding sequence ATGCAGGACCTGCGGCTGCTGGGGACGAGCGAGGACGGCTCCCGCCTCGTCCTGCAGTCACCCGAGGGGGAGACCTACGGCCTCCGGCTGGACGAGCGGCTGCACGCCGCGCTTCGCGGGGACCGGGCACGCCTCGGCCAGCTGCAGATCGAGCTGGACCACGAGTTGCGCCCCAGGGAGATCCAGGCTCGCATCCGTGCCGGTGAGTCCGCGGAGCAGATCGCGGAGTCGGCGGGCGTACCGCTCGAGGCGGTCCGCCGTTTCGAGGGCCCGATCCAGCTGGAGCGCACCCACGTGTCCGACCTGGCGCGGTCCACGAATGTCCGGCGGGTCACCGACGCGGCGGCCCGGCCGCTGGGCGAGCTGGTCGCGGAGCGGCTGGAGGCGCGTGGCGTCCCGGCCGACGCGCTGGTCTGGGACTCGTGGCGGCGCGACGACGGCCGCTGGCTGGTGCGCCTGGCCTACTCCCACGCCGGCCGCGACCACCACGCCAGCTGGGTCTTCGACCCCTCGGTGCGAACCGTCGAGCCCGCCGACGACGAGGCGCGCTGGCTGACCGAGGAAGAGCGGGCGGTGCCGGAGCACCGGGAGCCGCGACGCCAGCCGGTCCGCCTCGCGGCCGTCCCGACGGTCGAGGAGTCCGAGCCGGCCGACGACGGCGAGCCCGCCGAGCAGCCCGGTGCGGAAGCCCCAGGGGATGTCTCCGCGGAGGTCCTCGGGCCGGTGCCGAGCCCGCCCGCGCCGCCGCAGCCCGCCCACGACGCCAGCTGGATCCCCGGCTTCGGGTCGACGCCGGCAGTGGAGCCCGAGCCGGTCGACGGGCCGGCAGAGGCACCGCGCAAGGGCCGGCACCGCCGGACCAGGGCCGAGGTCCCGCCCGCGATCCCCGAGGAGGGTGCGGAGGCCGCGCCGCGGACCACCCGCCCGCGACGGGCCAGCGTGCCGAGCTGGGACGAGATCCTCTTCGGCAGCAGCAAGCCCGAGGACTGA
- a CDS encoding ferrochelatase, giving the protein MSADRDVGVLLVSFGGPEGPDDVMPFLRNVTRGRGIPEERLAEVARHYLDFGGVSPINEQNARLRTAIETELAGSGHPLPVFWGNRNWDPYLAQAFREMRAAGIGRALAFVTSAYASYSGCRQYRENLADAHLEVGEGAPRIEKLRHYFDHPGFVEPFVDSTLAALRSLPPQVQAGARLVFTTHSIPLTSAETSGPDGWAYVAQHRAAATLVASGVSAATGVIRDWDLVYQSRSGPPTQPWLEPDIVDHLEDLVAKGVPGVVLVPVGFVSDHLEVVYDLDTQARERAHQLGLPLARAATPGTAPDPRFVGMVRDLVLERLESAPKRALSPLGPAWDVCLASCCPNPRGPRPALAEAAGS; this is encoded by the coding sequence GTGAGCGCAGACCGAGACGTTGGCGTGCTGCTGGTCTCCTTCGGCGGCCCGGAGGGTCCCGACGACGTCATGCCCTTCCTGCGCAACGTCACTCGCGGTCGTGGCATCCCGGAGGAACGCCTCGCCGAGGTGGCCCGCCACTACCTGGACTTCGGCGGGGTCAGCCCGATCAACGAGCAGAACGCCCGGTTGCGGACGGCGATCGAGACCGAGCTGGCCGGCTCGGGCCACCCGCTCCCCGTGTTCTGGGGCAACCGCAACTGGGATCCCTATCTCGCCCAGGCGTTCCGGGAGATGCGAGCCGCCGGCATCGGCCGGGCGCTGGCGTTCGTGACCTCCGCCTACGCCTCGTACTCCGGGTGTCGGCAGTACCGCGAGAACCTCGCGGACGCGCACCTCGAGGTGGGGGAGGGCGCCCCCCGGATCGAGAAGCTTCGTCACTACTTCGACCATCCGGGTTTCGTGGAGCCCTTCGTCGACTCGACGTTGGCCGCCCTGCGGTCCCTCCCGCCCCAGGTCCAGGCCGGCGCCCGCCTGGTGTTCACCACCCACTCGATCCCGCTGACGTCGGCCGAGACCAGCGGCCCGGACGGATGGGCCTACGTCGCCCAGCACCGGGCCGCGGCGACCCTGGTCGCGTCGGGTGTCTCCGCGGCCACCGGGGTGATCCGCGACTGGGACCTCGTCTATCAGTCCCGGTCCGGCCCGCCCACGCAGCCCTGGCTCGAACCCGACATCGTCGACCACCTCGAGGACTTGGTCGCCAAGGGGGTGCCCGGCGTCGTCCTGGTCCCGGTGGGCTTCGTCTCGGACCACCTCGAGGTGGTCTACGACCTCGACACGCAGGCACGGGAGCGGGCCCATCAGCTGGGACTGCCCCTGGCCCGCGCCGCCACCCCGGGCACGGCACCGGACCCGCGGTTCGTCGGCATGGTCCGCGATCTGGTCCTGGAGCGGCTCGAGAGCGCGCCGAAGCGGGCGCTGAGCCCGCTCGGGCCTGCCTGGGACGTCTGCCTCGCCTCCTGCTGCCCGAACCCTCGAGGCCCCCGCCCGGCGCTCGCGGAGGCGGCCGGGTCGTGA